One Roseimaritima multifibrata DNA window includes the following coding sequences:
- a CDS encoding sodium:solute symporter family transporter produces MLTCLQGPAKRLNARCSVFLTLLFSLLAIAADGQAPSPPNPQRLDWQELPDLPAELGVAGPFAGIHNDALIVAGGANFPRPVWENDVKYWRDQIFVLTKSEEGYRWIDAGRLPKPLAYGAAVSTPHGVLCMGGNDAEQTYSDVFLLKWNANEQKVTYHPLPSLPLPSAYGAAAMIGNTVYLAGGQTGSDLASATNSLWSLDLDNIEDLPNLYWQVLPVLPGPTRAFNLTVAQHNGYDDCLYVISGRRQGEQEIEFLSDTWEYNPQRKTWRQRSDAPRCVMAGTGMGMNQSHIFVLGGADGKRFHLGNELKDDHPGFPKEALVYHTITDTWTSAGPIPENHVTTIAVKWDDSIIIPSGEIRPRVRSAKVFRVTPVRSTREFGRLNYVVLIGYLTAMLCVGVYFTRKNKTTDDFFRGGKKIPWWAAGCSIFATMLSSLTFTGLPSKSFAQDWVYAIGNFMIPVVAVLAVFVALPFYRRIDATSAYEYLEKRFDYSVRFVGSLSFTLFHLFRMGVVMSLTGLALAVATPLTPTQSVLLMGILSIAYCTLGGIEAVIWTDTIQTVVLMGGAILALILLITGVDGGVDGFLSVASEHNKFSIANLHWDATSPQLAIWVIIAGSIGQNISSYTADQSVVQRYMTTATSQLAARSIWTSALLTIPSTLLFFGIGTALFAFYHSHPEKLDPTFTTDQVFPLFIAREMPAGLAGLIVAGVFAAAQSTVSTSMNSTATSIVTDFMRPSHICKSENHYLWAARAWTFILGVLGTLIGLLFIDPDIKSLFDTFIKVIGLFMGVLGGLFVLGAFSRRANAPGALSGAIVGAFAMFWMWKFTPINGYLYTSCGIIICACTGFLASFAFGKPPQDLRGLTIYTLHSPLAE; encoded by the coding sequence ATGCTCACCTGCCTACAAGGTCCCGCGAAAAGACTGAATGCGCGCTGTTCGGTTTTCCTAACGCTTCTTTTCTCCTTGCTCGCGATCGCGGCTGACGGACAAGCTCCCAGCCCTCCGAATCCGCAACGGCTGGACTGGCAAGAACTACCCGACCTCCCTGCAGAGCTGGGAGTTGCCGGCCCGTTTGCTGGAATCCATAACGATGCACTGATCGTTGCTGGCGGTGCCAATTTCCCTCGCCCCGTCTGGGAAAACGACGTTAAATACTGGCGAGACCAAATCTTCGTACTGACGAAGTCCGAAGAAGGCTACCGATGGATCGACGCCGGTCGCCTGCCCAAACCACTTGCCTATGGCGCCGCGGTTTCAACGCCGCATGGTGTTCTATGCATGGGCGGCAATGACGCGGAACAGACTTACAGCGATGTCTTTCTTCTTAAGTGGAATGCCAACGAGCAGAAAGTAACCTACCACCCGCTCCCCTCGCTTCCTTTGCCGTCGGCCTATGGCGCGGCCGCCATGATCGGAAACACCGTCTACCTTGCTGGCGGGCAAACGGGCTCTGACCTTGCATCGGCGACCAACAGTCTTTGGTCGCTGGACTTAGACAACATCGAGGACCTCCCAAATCTTTACTGGCAGGTTCTTCCAGTCTTGCCGGGCCCCACCCGCGCCTTCAACCTGACCGTCGCACAGCACAACGGCTACGACGACTGCCTGTACGTCATCAGCGGACGACGCCAAGGCGAACAGGAAATCGAATTCCTTAGCGACACCTGGGAATACAACCCGCAGCGAAAAACCTGGCGACAACGTTCCGATGCACCAAGATGTGTGATGGCAGGGACCGGAATGGGAATGAACCAAAGCCACATCTTTGTACTCGGCGGGGCCGACGGGAAACGATTCCACCTGGGGAACGAACTAAAAGACGACCATCCTGGCTTCCCCAAAGAAGCACTCGTGTACCACACGATTACCGATACCTGGACAAGTGCTGGCCCCATTCCGGAAAACCATGTCACGACGATTGCGGTGAAATGGGACGATTCGATCATTATCCCCAGCGGAGAAATACGACCTCGCGTTCGGTCCGCCAAAGTCTTTCGCGTGACGCCGGTTCGCTCGACACGCGAATTCGGTCGCCTGAACTACGTCGTGTTAATTGGATACCTAACCGCCATGTTGTGCGTGGGCGTCTATTTCACTCGCAAGAATAAAACGACCGACGACTTCTTTCGCGGCGGCAAAAAGATCCCCTGGTGGGCAGCTGGCTGCAGCATTTTTGCCACGATGCTCAGCTCCCTTACCTTTACCGGGCTCCCTTCAAAATCGTTCGCACAGGACTGGGTCTACGCGATCGGCAATTTCATGATTCCAGTGGTCGCCGTGCTGGCGGTCTTTGTCGCGTTGCCATTTTATCGCCGGATCGATGCGACCAGCGCTTACGAATATCTGGAGAAACGTTTTGATTACTCCGTACGCTTTGTCGGCAGCCTCAGCTTCACGCTTTTCCATCTGTTTCGCATGGGCGTGGTGATGTCGTTGACCGGACTTGCGCTGGCGGTCGCGACCCCTTTAACCCCGACTCAATCGGTACTGCTGATGGGAATCCTCAGCATCGCCTACTGCACGCTTGGCGGGATTGAAGCGGTGATATGGACCGACACGATCCAGACCGTCGTGCTGATGGGAGGCGCAATCCTGGCACTGATCCTTTTAATCACCGGCGTCGATGGAGGCGTCGACGGTTTCCTTTCCGTCGCATCGGAGCACAACAAGTTCTCCATCGCCAATTTGCACTGGGATGCGACCAGTCCACAGCTTGCAATCTGGGTCATAATCGCGGGTTCGATCGGTCAGAATATCTCGTCCTACACAGCCGACCAATCGGTCGTCCAGCGTTACATGACCACGGCGACTTCGCAGCTGGCAGCCCGCTCGATCTGGACCAGCGCCCTGTTAACGATCCCATCAACCTTGCTCTTCTTTGGAATTGGAACCGCCCTGTTTGCGTTCTATCATTCGCACCCGGAAAAACTGGATCCAACGTTCACCACCGACCAGGTCTTCCCGCTGTTCATCGCTAGGGAAATGCCTGCAGGGCTGGCGGGATTAATTGTCGCGGGTGTTTTTGCGGCGGCTCAGTCAACCGTCTCCACCAGCATGAATTCAACAGCGACCTCAATCGTCACCGACTTCATGCGTCCGTCTCATATTTGCAAATCGGAAAACCATTACCTGTGGGCCGCACGAGCCTGGACGTTTATCTTGGGCGTACTGGGGACGCTGATCGGATTGCTGTTCATCGACCCTGACATCAAGTCGCTCTTCGACACCTTTATCAAAGTCATCGGCTTGTTCATGGGCGTGCTAGGAGGCCTGTTTGTCCTTGGTGCCTTCAGCCGACGGGCAAATGCCCCAGGCGCTTTGAGCGGTGCGATCGTCGGAGCGTTCGCCATGTTTTGGATGTGGAAATTCACTCCAATCAATGGCTATTTATACACATCCTGCGGGATCATCATCTGTGCTTGTACAGGGTTTCTTGCCAGTTTCGCCTTCGGTAAACCGCCGCAAGATCTGAGAGGACTGACGATTTACACGCTTCATTCGCCTCTGGCGGAGTAG
- a CDS encoding DUF1501 domain-containing protein gives MKRRTFLQSLATSAAATPLIANANEAVLVPKGKAEHCVMLWLGGGMAQIDTFDPKAMGDAKAKKAGSYYRAIDTAVPGVQVCEHLHRTAKWMENITAMRTIHHDVIDEHAAATNRMHTGRVPSGTVQYPSLGSIIAHGRGAAAEKVPAYMLIGYPNITRGPGFLGQKAGFVYLTDLKSGPAGLSQAPGIDTQRQNRRRELLDVVRQSGAGRFAGDHSFEEYNTAMGESLRLSGPDFMRVFDLTEEPAELRNRYGSELGQRCLLTRRLFQSGVRFVEVSHNMNFRNGTGWDTHNDGQLNQHLLIDELDQALSTLMADLQDHKMLDKTLIVINSEFGRPAQFDSGGGRGHYSKCFTSVLAGGGLNHCGGYGVSDDLAMNAVENPVSVPDFFATILAAMQIDPTAYLYDGDRPVPTTDGGLPVGKLFA, from the coding sequence ATGAAACGACGTACCTTCCTGCAGTCTTTGGCAACTTCCGCCGCAGCTACTCCCCTCATTGCCAACGCCAACGAAGCCGTCTTGGTTCCGAAGGGCAAAGCCGAGCACTGTGTCATGTTGTGGCTAGGTGGCGGAATGGCTCAAATCGATACATTTGATCCCAAAGCGATGGGGGATGCGAAAGCCAAGAAAGCCGGATCCTATTACCGTGCGATCGACACAGCCGTTCCAGGAGTTCAGGTCTGCGAACATCTCCATCGCACCGCCAAGTGGATGGAAAACATAACCGCGATGCGGACGATCCATCACGACGTGATCGATGAACACGCGGCCGCAACGAACCGTATGCACACTGGCCGCGTTCCTAGCGGAACCGTCCAGTACCCGTCGCTCGGTTCCATCATCGCCCATGGGCGTGGAGCCGCTGCGGAGAAAGTTCCTGCATACATGCTGATCGGCTACCCCAACATTACGCGAGGCCCTGGGTTCCTCGGCCAAAAAGCGGGATTCGTATACTTAACCGACCTTAAAAGTGGCCCCGCCGGTCTTTCACAGGCCCCCGGAATTGATACCCAACGCCAAAATCGTCGTCGCGAACTGCTGGACGTGGTACGGCAGAGCGGGGCAGGGCGGTTTGCCGGCGACCATAGCTTCGAAGAATACAACACAGCGATGGGAGAGAGCCTGCGATTGTCAGGCCCTGATTTCATGCGAGTCTTCGACCTGACCGAAGAACCGGCCGAACTGCGTAACCGATACGGAAGTGAACTGGGGCAGCGTTGCCTGTTGACTCGGCGACTATTCCAATCGGGTGTCCGGTTCGTCGAAGTATCCCACAACATGAATTTCCGCAACGGCACCGGCTGGGACACCCACAACGATGGCCAGCTGAATCAACATCTTTTGATCGATGAATTAGATCAAGCGTTATCGACGTTGATGGCAGACCTTCAAGATCACAAGATGCTCGATAAGACTCTCATTGTGATCAACAGCGAATTCGGCAGACCTGCCCAGTTCGATTCCGGTGGCGGACGTGGCCACTACTCAAAGTGCTTTACTTCGGTGCTAGCCGGAGGCGGACTGAATCACTGCGGCGGATACGGGGTCAGCGACGACCTTGCAATGAACGCCGTGGAAAACCCGGTCTCGGTTCCCGACTTCTTTGCCACAATCCTAGCGGCCATGCAAATCGATCCGACGGCGTATCTGTATGACGGAGACCGCCCCGTGCCAACAACCGACGGTGGACTCCCCGTCGGAAAACTATTTGCATAG
- a CDS encoding GGDEF domain-containing protein, giving the protein MNHLFLNTTVGWLGAGIPDRLPAEIGDWNLQALDIEEPALDVDMVVVETASFEKTRQCEAYCNQFACPVLFVAQPEDLDGIVNGLLAKNDVCLAGSPLNLVAARLAKIQQAQRVMVDPLTGVQRREAFFNFVQRWSMTATEEDPLSLLLIDLDHFKGFNDRFGQAAGDETLQRFAQAVRQLGSQSPLIARLGGQEFGLLLNVEEPLAMDIAEQICEAARNLEVRRDGKTTVSIGVASRKDVKRLDQLHEIADEALFAAKAEGRDRVRGYSQITAESLLSGEDPNLVSLENKSRVLGERVTSFVAQRSRQILQALRAEAESDGLTEFYNRRYLDRRLELQFRHHQESGQPLSIALLDLDHFGLFNKKYGWPTGDRALTTLRDVILANIRAESDWVGRYGGEEFCVVLPGTSLEDALVVCKRLRAATAGTVFDSTAGDPLRLTISVGVVECVPADSCPQDVIERVSQQTLRAKEEGRDRVCWSEPTDLDRLEWAAVGPANIAASESLQAAATVPPLALPSGNVPANSNS; this is encoded by the coding sequence TTGAATCACTTATTTTTAAACACCACTGTAGGTTGGCTTGGTGCGGGAATTCCCGATCGCTTGCCTGCTGAAATTGGTGACTGGAATCTGCAGGCTCTCGATATTGAGGAGCCGGCATTGGACGTCGATATGGTGGTCGTCGAGACGGCCAGTTTCGAGAAAACGCGTCAGTGCGAAGCGTACTGCAATCAATTTGCTTGCCCTGTTCTGTTCGTTGCCCAACCGGAGGATTTGGATGGGATCGTTAATGGGTTGCTCGCGAAGAACGATGTTTGTCTTGCCGGTTCGCCATTGAATTTGGTGGCTGCACGGCTGGCAAAAATACAGCAAGCGCAGCGTGTGATGGTCGATCCGTTAACCGGAGTCCAGCGGCGAGAGGCCTTCTTTAACTTTGTGCAGCGTTGGAGCATGACGGCTACGGAGGAAGATCCGTTGTCGTTGCTATTGATCGATCTGGATCATTTCAAGGGTTTCAATGATCGTTTCGGGCAGGCCGCCGGCGATGAAACGCTGCAGAGATTTGCTCAGGCAGTCCGGCAGTTGGGTTCTCAAAGTCCTCTCATTGCAAGATTAGGTGGGCAGGAGTTTGGGCTTCTTCTGAATGTTGAAGAACCGCTTGCCATGGACATTGCTGAACAGATATGTGAGGCGGCCCGGAATCTGGAAGTTCGTCGCGATGGAAAAACGACCGTCAGTATCGGCGTCGCATCACGGAAGGATGTGAAGCGGCTGGATCAGTTGCACGAAATCGCCGATGAGGCTCTTTTCGCAGCCAAAGCCGAGGGACGTGATCGTGTGCGGGGATACAGCCAAATCACCGCGGAGTCCTTGCTTAGCGGCGAAGATCCCAATCTGGTCAGTTTGGAAAATAAGTCGCGTGTTCTGGGCGAACGTGTCACCAGTTTCGTGGCTCAGCGAAGTCGCCAGATTCTGCAGGCACTTCGCGCTGAAGCGGAATCCGATGGGTTAACCGAATTTTATAACCGTCGCTATCTCGATCGCCGGCTGGAATTACAGTTCAGACACCACCAAGAAAGTGGGCAGCCCCTTTCGATCGCCCTGCTCGATTTGGACCATTTTGGGCTGTTCAATAAAAAGTATGGTTGGCCAACGGGCGACCGTGCATTGACCACGCTTCGGGATGTGATCTTGGCGAATATCCGTGCCGAGAGCGATTGGGTGGGACGCTACGGTGGCGAAGAGTTTTGCGTCGTTTTGCCAGGAACAAGCCTGGAGGATGCATTGGTTGTTTGCAAACGTTTGCGGGCGGCCACGGCCGGAACCGTCTTTGATTCGACAGCCGGAGATCCCCTCCGTTTAACGATTAGCGTTGGGGTGGTGGAATGCGTTCCAGCAGATAGTTGCCCGCAAGATGTGATCGAACGTGTTAGCCAGCAAACCTTGCGGGCTAAGGAAGAAGGACGCGATCGAGTGTGCTGGAGTGAGCCTACCGATTTGGATCGATTGGAATGGGCCGCTGTCGGCCCGGCGAACATCGCGGCATCGGAATCGCTTCAGGCTGCCGCCACGGTTCCTCCGCTTGCGCTTCCTTCCGGCAATGTTCCGGCTAATTCAAACTCTTGA
- a CDS encoding sulfatase-like hydrolase/transferase produces the protein MLPCSPSNFLSRILLATLWGYCTCQGIYAAEPESPNILFIFADDQSFETMAAYGNDEIETPNLDRLAARGTRFSHCYNMGSWSGAVCVASRTMLNSGRFLWQANAIYNESEAEREAGRWWPSHLRQAGYRTYMTGKWHCKANATKSFDVVADVRGGMPQQTPAGYNRPLADQPDPWSPSDPSFGGFWKGGTHWSEVVGNHATEFLATASKRSEPFFMYVAFNAPHDPRQSPQEYVDKYPAAEIAIPKNFLPIYPYCEEMGAGRSLRDEKLAPFPRTTHAVQVQRQEYYAIITHMDVQIGRILDALKASGKEDNTWIIFTADHGLAVGQHGLMGKQNLYDHSTRVPFIVIGPDVPANETIDTPIYLQDVMPTTLELAGTPRPAHVQFNSLLPILRGEGEGAYPAIYGAYLNRQRSIRTESAKLILYPQAGVARLYDMKADPLEQNDLAGNPDSLPLMRTLFAQLQDLQADYQDPLKLEETFPRLAP, from the coding sequence ATGTTGCCATGCTCTCCTAGCAATTTCTTAAGTCGAATCCTTCTGGCAACCTTATGGGGATACTGCACCTGCCAAGGCATCTACGCTGCGGAACCCGAATCGCCAAACATTCTATTTATCTTTGCGGACGACCAGTCTTTTGAAACGATGGCGGCGTACGGGAACGATGAAATCGAAACACCGAACCTGGACCGTCTTGCAGCGAGGGGCACCCGTTTTTCGCATTGTTACAACATGGGATCCTGGAGCGGTGCGGTTTGTGTTGCCAGTCGAACGATGTTGAACAGCGGCCGGTTCCTTTGGCAGGCGAACGCCATTTACAACGAATCCGAAGCCGAACGCGAAGCGGGCCGCTGGTGGCCAAGCCATCTTCGCCAAGCCGGTTACCGAACCTACATGACGGGAAAATGGCACTGCAAAGCGAATGCAACAAAATCGTTTGATGTTGTCGCGGATGTTCGCGGCGGAATGCCCCAACAGACCCCCGCGGGATACAACCGCCCGCTGGCCGACCAGCCCGATCCGTGGTCACCCTCCGACCCCTCATTTGGTGGATTCTGGAAAGGGGGGACCCACTGGAGTGAAGTGGTCGGCAACCACGCGACGGAATTCCTGGCCACGGCAAGCAAACGTTCCGAGCCGTTTTTCATGTATGTCGCCTTCAACGCGCCCCATGATCCACGCCAGTCGCCGCAAGAGTATGTCGACAAATACCCAGCAGCCGAAATCGCCATCCCTAAGAACTTCCTGCCGATCTACCCTTACTGCGAAGAAATGGGGGCCGGTCGCTCGCTTCGCGACGAAAAACTGGCACCGTTCCCACGCACTACGCATGCGGTACAAGTCCAGCGGCAAGAATACTACGCGATCATCACGCACATGGATGTCCAAATCGGACGGATCCTGGATGCCCTTAAAGCGTCAGGGAAAGAAGACAACACGTGGATTATCTTTACAGCCGACCACGGCTTGGCAGTCGGCCAACACGGTTTAATGGGCAAACAAAATCTTTATGACCACAGCACCCGTGTCCCCTTCATCGTGATCGGCCCCGACGTCCCTGCAAACGAAACGATCGATACTCCGATCTATTTACAAGACGTTATGCCCACGACGCTTGAGCTGGCAGGAACACCGCGACCTGCTCACGTTCAATTCAACAGTCTGCTGCCGATCCTACGTGGGGAAGGGGAGGGGGCTTATCCGGCGATCTATGGCGCCTACCTAAACCGCCAACGCAGTATCCGAACCGAATCGGCCAAACTGATCCTCTACCCGCAGGCGGGGGTTGCGCGCCTGTACGATATGAAGGCCGACCCGCTGGAACAAAACGACCTCGCCGGCAACCCCGATTCGCTTCCTTTGATGCGAACATTATTCGCACAGTTGCAAGACCTACAAGCCGATTATCAGGATCCGCTGAAACTGGAAGAGACGTTTCCACGCTTGGCTCCTTAA
- a CDS encoding glycine--tRNA ligase: MEKIVSLCKRRGFMFQSSEIYGGFGGFWDYGPLGVELKRNVKEAWWQDMISSHNELLLPEGAPATYEMVGLDSTIIMHPQVWKCSGHYDLFHDYMVDCRQSKKRYRFDQVRGRWVECKDQKIFVTTLADIEEEDAEVQRRALKFFKLRGKDADRLSYDGDFMTLDALDNMDQVLGPDANELGTLTEPREFNLMFKTTVGALSSEEDGAAYLRPETAQGIFVNFKNVLDSTRVRLPFGIAQVGKSFRNEITPRNFTFRSREFEQMEIEFFCPPDQSQQWYRYWRDRRVAWYKELGLSGDSIRMREHHAEELAHYSTGTADIEYAFPFLAEGEFGELEGVSHRGDFDLRSHMEGKLDPNTNPLTVELNEDGKPRHRGSGRDLSYRDEATNEKYIPHVVEPSAGADRATLAFLCEAYREDEAPDEKGKMQTRTLLKFHPRLAPLKAAVFPLVKKDGMPEVAKEIYGELKENLAVFYDEKGAVGRRYRRQDEVGTPYCITVDGQTMQDKTVTIRDRDSLEQWRVPMKEVSTEIQQRIREGSGFTPDDQR; this comes from the coding sequence ATGGAAAAAATTGTCTCGCTGTGTAAACGCCGCGGATTCATGTTTCAATCGAGTGAGATCTACGGCGGATTCGGCGGATTTTGGGACTACGGCCCATTGGGCGTGGAACTGAAACGCAACGTGAAAGAAGCGTGGTGGCAGGACATGATATCCAGCCACAACGAACTGCTGCTTCCCGAAGGCGCGCCGGCAACCTACGAAATGGTTGGGCTGGACAGCACAATCATCATGCATCCACAGGTCTGGAAGTGCAGCGGTCACTACGACCTTTTCCATGACTACATGGTCGATTGCCGCCAAAGCAAAAAACGTTACCGCTTCGACCAGGTTCGCGGTCGCTGGGTAGAGTGCAAAGACCAAAAGATCTTCGTCACCACTCTGGCAGACATTGAAGAAGAGGACGCCGAAGTTCAACGGCGCGCCCTAAAGTTCTTCAAGTTGCGTGGAAAAGACGCAGATCGCCTGAGCTACGACGGCGATTTCATGACGCTGGATGCTCTGGACAATATGGATCAAGTCCTCGGCCCCGACGCAAACGAATTGGGAACGCTGACGGAACCTCGCGAATTCAACCTAATGTTCAAGACGACCGTCGGTGCCCTCAGCAGCGAAGAGGATGGCGCCGCCTACCTGCGACCAGAGACGGCCCAAGGAATTTTTGTAAACTTCAAAAACGTTCTGGATAGCACTCGGGTTCGCTTGCCATTTGGAATTGCACAGGTTGGCAAGAGCTTCCGTAACGAAATCACTCCGCGAAACTTCACGTTCCGATCGCGTGAGTTCGAGCAGATGGAAATCGAATTTTTCTGCCCTCCCGATCAATCACAACAGTGGTACCGCTACTGGCGAGACCGACGAGTCGCTTGGTACAAGGAACTGGGACTGTCGGGAGATTCGATCCGCATGCGTGAACACCACGCGGAAGAACTTGCCCACTACAGCACCGGCACCGCGGACATCGAATACGCATTCCCGTTCCTTGCCGAAGGCGAATTCGGAGAACTGGAAGGGGTTTCCCATCGAGGCGATTTTGACCTTCGCAGCCACATGGAAGGCAAACTGGATCCCAACACCAATCCCCTCACCGTTGAACTGAACGAGGACGGGAAACCCCGCCACCGTGGCAGTGGACGCGACCTGAGCTACCGCGACGAAGCGACCAACGAAAAGTACATCCCCCACGTGGTCGAACCGTCCGCTGGTGCTGACCGGGCGACATTGGCATTCCTTTGCGAGGCCTATCGTGAAGACGAAGCTCCGGACGAAAAAGGGAAAATGCAGACCCGCACCCTGCTGAAGTTCCACCCCCGCTTGGCACCGCTTAAAGCAGCCGTCTTCCCACTGGTTAAGAAAGACGGAATGCCCGAAGTGGCCAAAGAAATTTACGGGGAACTGAAAGAGAACCTTGCCGTCTTCTATGACGAAAAAGGGGCCGTGGGACGACGTTACCGACGTCAGGACGAAGTCGGCACCCCCTACTGTATCACCGTGGACGGACAAACCATGCAGGATAAAACCGTAACGATCCGTGATCGCGACTCCCTGGAACAATGGCGAGTCCCGATGAAAGAAGTATCGACGGAGATTCAGCAGCGAATTCGCGAGGGCTCTGGTTTCACCCCCGACGATCAACGATAA
- a CDS encoding c-type cytochrome domain-containing protein: MRRILQFAATLMFFLVACSGEIAFADGPLDEDGNLVLFSRDIAPIFRGHCLECHGPEDAKADFRIDDRELTLEYIEPEDHAASPLYADYIASQYEDTLMPPTAHGNPLLPAEIALIRTWISEGANWPEGESIEAIGVTPEEVIETLAEPKSLPLRLWVFQGFFHPATVHFPIALFLVGGLFVVLGLKWPSVGTQVPLVCLLIGTPTAIASSTMGWAFAKQLGYGSLFDASKEIFWHRWSGIIVAVLSVVLTIIAIRAIRCGSAGLNKTWKIGLVILAGMVGLVGHQGGELHYGEDFYPKAFEQLLGSPDQAPIDEPVVDEHSVDSVDTSE, from the coding sequence ATGCGACGCATCCTGCAATTTGCCGCCACCCTGATGTTCTTCTTGGTTGCCTGCTCAGGTGAAATCGCATTTGCGGATGGCCCTTTGGATGAAGACGGCAACCTCGTCCTCTTTTCTCGTGACATCGCTCCGATCTTTCGCGGCCACTGCCTTGAGTGCCACGGCCCCGAAGATGCGAAAGCAGACTTTCGCATTGATGATCGCGAACTAACCCTGGAATACATCGAACCGGAAGACCACGCCGCAAGCCCTTTGTACGCGGACTACATCGCTTCTCAATACGAAGACACCCTGATGCCTCCAACGGCTCACGGGAACCCGCTCCTTCCTGCTGAAATCGCCCTGATTCGCACCTGGATCTCAGAAGGTGCCAATTGGCCTGAGGGGGAAAGTATCGAAGCGATTGGAGTGACCCCAGAAGAAGTGATCGAAACGCTTGCCGAACCGAAAAGTTTGCCTCTCCGGTTGTGGGTGTTCCAAGGATTCTTCCATCCAGCAACCGTTCACTTTCCGATCGCCTTATTTTTGGTCGGGGGACTGTTTGTTGTCCTTGGCCTGAAATGGCCAAGTGTTGGTACACAGGTCCCGCTTGTTTGCCTACTAATCGGCACCCCAACGGCGATCGCATCCAGCACGATGGGCTGGGCCTTTGCCAAGCAACTCGGATACGGTTCCCTGTTTGACGCCAGCAAAGAAATCTTCTGGCATCGCTGGTCGGGAATCATTGTGGCGGTCCTTTCCGTCGTGTTAACCATTATTGCGATTCGTGCAATCCGATGCGGAAGTGCCGGACTGAACAAAACGTGGAAGATCGGACTGGTCATCCTGGCCGGAATGGTGGGACTGGTTGGCCACCAAGGGGGCGAACTGCACTACGGTGAAGACTTCTACCCAAAAGCGTTCGAACAACTTTTGGGATCCCCAGATCAAGCCCCAATAGACGAACCCGTGGTCGATGAACATAGCGTCGATTCGGTTGACACCAGCGAGTAG